AAAATGATTTTTCAAAAAGTCAATACATAATAACCAATTTGTAAAAAGGTACTCAAATAGGAACAAGGAACAACATGAGAGCTTAAGACCTAATACGTCAGATATTATTGTAACTGTTTACTCGTTTTGTTATTATAAAGCCAACGAAAGTACTTTCAAAAAATTATTAATGAGATTTTTTTACAGTAATAAAACAAAAGATATATTTAAATATTAAATTACAGGAGGATCAGATTATGATGCAAAAAATTCAGCGTTTCGGTGCTGCGATGTTTGTTCCAGTTTTATTCTTTGCATTCTTTGGTGTTGTAGCAGGATTATCGATATTATTTATGAATTCAGATATTGTGGGTTCAATAGCAAATAAAGGCACAGCGTGGTATAACTTTTGGTATGTAGTTCAACAAGGTGGATGGACAGTATTTAACCAATTGCCATTATTATTCGTAGTAGGGTTGCCAATAGCGTTAGCTAAAAAAGCTCAAGCTCGTGCTTGTTTAGAGTCTTTAGTAATTTATTTAGTATTTAATTATTTTATTAACGCTATATTAACTCTTTCAAGTTCAACATTTGGCGTGAATTTTGAGTTGCAACCTGGAATTAACAATGGTGTTTCGAGTGGACTTGCAATGATTGCAGGTATTAAAACACTTGATACAGGGATGATAGGTGCTATTTTAGTTGCAAGCATAGCAGTTTATCTCCATGGTAAATTTTTTGAAAAGAAATTACCTGCATATTTAGGGATTTTCCAAGGTTCAGTTTTTGTAGTAATGGTAGGCTTTGCAGCTATGTTACCAACATCACTTGTTATGTGTTTCATTTGGCCAAAGATTCAAGCTGGAATGAGTGTATTACAAGGATTCTTAGCTTCATCTGGAATCATAGGAGTATGGATATATACATTCTTAGAACGTATTTTAATTCCAACAGGCTTACATCACTTTGTTTATGGACCATTTGTTTTTGGACCTGCAGTAGTTCCAGACGGTATTGCTTCATATTGGCCAAAGCATTTAGCAGATTTTGCAACAAGTGCACATTCATTAAAAGAAATGTTCCCAGCAGGTGGTTTTGCATTAACTGGAATGTCAAAGATATTTGGATGTACTGGGATTTCATTAGCTATTTACGCAACTGCAAAACCTGAAAAGAAAAAGATTGTAGCAGGTTTGCTTATACCAGCAACATTAACAGCAATTATGGTGGGAGTTACAGAACCACTTGAATTTACTTTCTTATTTATAGCTCCAGCATTATTCGGAGTGCACGCTGTATTAGCTGCAACTTTAGCTGCAACAGCATATGGTTTTGGGTTAGTAGGTAACTTTGGTGGTGGAATAATTGAATGGTTTTCTCTTAACTGGATACCACTTTTCAAATATCATGCAGGCACTTATATAGCACAAATAATAATTGGTTTATGTTTTATAGCAATATATTTCTTTGTATTCCGTTTCTTAATATTAAAGTTTAACTTCGCAACTCCAGGACGTGAAGCAGATGATGAAGAAACTAAGCTTTACACAAAAGCTGATTATAAAGCTAAACAAGGTGAAGCAGTAGAAGATAAAAAGGATGTTGCAGAAGATAATCAAGCAGTACAATTCCTACAAGCCTTAGGTGGAAGTGAAAATATTGTTGATGTTACAAATTGTGCAACTAGATTACGTGTATCAGTGAAAGATGAAAGTAAATTGGCTTCAGATGCTATTTTCAAAAAAGCAGGAGCACATGGCGTTGTGAGAAATGGAAAAGCTATTCAAGTTATTGTTGGATTATCAGTCTCACAGGTAAGAGAAGAGTTTGAAGGTTTAATTGGAAAAATATAAATCTCTATTTTTTCTATTTAATCTACGTGGCAATATATGAAGAATAATATGTATAAAAATTATGATAAAAAAATTAGGAGGAATTGAGATGAAAAAATTTTCGATTACTATTGCAGGTGGGGGAAGTACATTTACACCTGGTATTATATTAATGTTACTTAATAATTTAGATAAATTACCAATCCGTAAAATAAAATTTTATGATAATGATGCGGATAGACAATCAATTATAGCTGGTGCTTGTGAAATTATCTTAAAGGAGAAAGCACCAGAAATTGAATTCATAGCAACTATAGATCCAGAAGAAGCATTTACAGATATAGATTTTGTAATGGCTCATATAAGAGTTGGTAAATATGCAATGAGAGAATTAGATGAAAAAATTCCTTTGAAATATGATGTAGTAGGCCAGGAAACTTGCGGACCAGGTGGAATAGCATATGGAATGAGGTCTATAGGTGGAGTTATTGAAATACTTGATTATATGGAAAAATATTCACCAAATGCATGGATGTTAAATTATTCAAATCCTGCTGCAATAGTAGCAGAAGCAACTCGTAAATTGAGACCGAATTCAAAAATACTTAATATATGTGATATGCCAATAGATATAGAATCACGTATGGCAAAGATTTTGGGCTTAAAATCAAGAAAAGAAATGACAATTCGTTACTATGGACTTAATCACTTTGGTTGGTGGACAGATATTCGTGATAAAGAAGGTAATGATTTAATGCCAAAAATAAAAGAATATGTAGCCCAATATGGATATGTAGTTTCAGAAAATGGAGTTCAACATACTGATGCAAGTTGGGATGATACTTTTGGAAAAGCTAGAGATGTATTTGCTATTAATCCAGAAACATTGCCAAATACTT
The window above is part of the Clostridium saccharoperbutylacetonicum N1-4(HMT) genome. Proteins encoded here:
- a CDS encoding alpha-glucoside-specific PTS transporter subunit IIBC; amino-acid sequence: MMQKIQRFGAAMFVPVLFFAFFGVVAGLSILFMNSDIVGSIANKGTAWYNFWYVVQQGGWTVFNQLPLLFVVGLPIALAKKAQARACLESLVIYLVFNYFINAILTLSSSTFGVNFELQPGINNGVSSGLAMIAGIKTLDTGMIGAILVASIAVYLHGKFFEKKLPAYLGIFQGSVFVVMVGFAAMLPTSLVMCFIWPKIQAGMSVLQGFLASSGIIGVWIYTFLERILIPTGLHHFVYGPFVFGPAVVPDGIASYWPKHLADFATSAHSLKEMFPAGGFALTGMSKIFGCTGISLAIYATAKPEKKKIVAGLLIPATLTAIMVGVTEPLEFTFLFIAPALFGVHAVLAATLAATAYGFGLVGNFGGGIIEWFSLNWIPLFKYHAGTYIAQIIIGLCFIAIYFFVFRFLILKFNFATPGREADDEETKLYTKADYKAKQGEAVEDKKDVAEDNQAVQFLQALGGSENIVDVTNCATRLRVSVKDESKLASDAIFKKAGAHGVVRNGKAIQVIVGLSVSQVREEFEGLIGKI
- a CDS encoding 6-phospho-alpha-glucosidase, yielding MKKFSITIAGGGSTFTPGIILMLLNNLDKLPIRKIKFYDNDADRQSIIAGACEIILKEKAPEIEFIATIDPEEAFTDIDFVMAHIRVGKYAMRELDEKIPLKYDVVGQETCGPGGIAYGMRSIGGVIEILDYMEKYSPNAWMLNYSNPAAIVAEATRKLRPNSKILNICDMPIDIESRMAKILGLKSRKEMTIRYYGLNHFGWWTDIRDKEGNDLMPKIKEYVAQYGYVVSENGVQHTDASWDDTFGKARDVFAINPETLPNTYLKYYLFPDYVVKHSNKEYTRANEVIDGREKFVFGECKKIIENKSTEGCAMKIDEHASYIVDLARAIAYNTKERMLLIVENNGAISNFDPTGMVEIPCLVGSNGPEPIVMGKIPQFQKGMMEQQVSVEKLVVEAWIEKSYQKLWQALTLSRTIPSASVAKLILDELIEANKEYWPELK